Within Acidimicrobiia bacterium, the genomic segment GTTCGACGACGTCGTGCAGCGTGCCGAGTCCAGCATCGCGCTCGACGAGGCGTGCTTCCTCATCGCCGCGCATGCACACCCGGACGTCGACGTCGACGCGCGCTGCGAGCAGCTCGATGCGCTCGCCGCGTCGCTCGGTGCCGACGACGCCGGCGCGCTCGCGCACGCGCTGTTCGCCGAGCTGGGCTTCGCCGGCAACACGGTCGACTACGGAGACCCGAACAACTCCTACCTCGACGCTGTGCTCGATCGGCGACTGGGCATCCCGATCACGCTCTCGGTCCTGATGATCGAGATCGGTCGCCGACTCGGCATCGCCGTCCATGGCGTCGGGATGCCCGGACACTTCCTCGTCGGTGCGGGAGCGAGCGAGTGGTACGACCCCTTCAACGGCGGGATCCGGCTCGACGACATGGCGTGCGCCGAACGCTTCGCAGAGATCCAGGGTCGCGCCGCGTTCCATCGCGACTATCTCGCGCCCGTCGGTCCGCTCGCGATCCTCGATCGCATGCTCGCCAATCTGCAACACTCGTTGATCGAGCGCGATCCGGCGCGGGCAGCATGGCCCACGCGCCTTCGCCTCCGGATCCCGGGAATCTCACCGGCGCGGCGCGCCGAGCTGGCAGCGTTGCTCGGAAGCCTCGGGCAGTTCTCCGAAGCCGCGACCGAGCTCGACGCGGTCGCGCGAGAGATACCCGGCGCCGGTTCCGAGCAAGTGGCGCAGGCGGCTGCTCGATTCCGCGCGCGCGCCAACTGACGACGACGGGCCGGTAGCGTTTGGACGTGGCGTCGAAGGTATTCCCGATGTTCCCGCTGGAGCACGTGTTGTTCCCGAACGCCCCACTCCCACTCCACATCTTCGAGCCGCGCTACCGCGAGCTCACGGAGAAGTGCTTGCGCGGCGACGGACGCTTCGGTGTCGTCCTGATCTCGCGTGGGTCTCACGTCGGTGGCGGTGACTCGCGGTACTCGGTCGGAACGGTCGCGCGCATCGTCGAAGCTGCGCGCACGCCCGACGGTCGGTACCTGCTCGCGACCGTCGGTGTCGAACGGCTCCGCGTGCGGCGCTGGCTCCCCGACGATCCGTATCCCCGCGCGGAGATCGATGTGATCGCCGAGCCCAAGCGCGTTGCCCCACGCGCCACCGACCAGCGCGCCGCCATCGAGCTGCTGCTCAAGCGCGTGCTCGCGCTGTGGGCGGAGCTCGGACAGCCTGCACCCGGCGTCGATGCCGTGCAGCTCGACGCTGATCCCTTGCGCGCGTCGTTCGAGGCGGCCGCGATGGCGCCGATCGGTCCGCTCGACGCGCAGCGCTTGATCGAGCTCGACGATCCGTGCGATCGGTTCGAGCAGCTCGAGGCGCTGCTCAACGACGAAGTCGAGCTGCTGCAGATGCGCCTCGCCCAGGGCTGAGCGCGAGAAGGCTGAGCGCCCGCCGCGCCTGTCCGGCGCACGTGGCGGCTCGCAGGGAGCGAGCGAATTGGACAGGTAGGGGCTCAACTGGATTTGTTTGCGCGGCTGGTGGGAGTGGATTCCGCACTCAGCCCCGGCGTGTGCCGGCTTTGGTGTGCTGGGCGCGCCGCGTCGTTCTTGAGTGTCGTACCCGGTGTTTAGGGTCGGGGGGTGTTTCGGACCTATCAGGCAGTGCTGCAG encodes:
- a CDS encoding transglutaminase-like domain-containing protein, translated to MDVARRFDDVVQRAESSIALDEACFLIAAHAHPDVDVDARCEQLDALAASLGADDAGALAHALFAELGFAGNTVDYGDPNNSYLDAVLDRRLGIPITLSVLMIEIGRRLGIAVHGVGMPGHFLVGAGASEWYDPFNGGIRLDDMACAERFAEIQGRAAFHRDYLAPVGPLAILDRMLANLQHSLIERDPARAAWPTRLRLRIPGISPARRAELAALLGSLGQFSEAATELDAVAREIPGAGSEQVAQAAARFRARAN
- a CDS encoding LON peptidase substrate-binding domain-containing protein; its protein translation is MASKVFPMFPLEHVLFPNAPLPLHIFEPRYRELTEKCLRGDGRFGVVLISRGSHVGGGDSRYSVGTVARIVEAARTPDGRYLLATVGVERLRVRRWLPDDPYPRAEIDVIAEPKRVAPRATDQRAAIELLLKRVLALWAELGQPAPGVDAVQLDADPLRASFEAAAMAPIGPLDAQRLIELDDPCDRFEQLEALLNDEVELLQMRLAQG